A region from the Aeromicrobium choanae genome encodes:
- a CDS encoding prenyltransferase/squalene oxidase repeat-containing protein, which translates to MCTTLRRRALAVLAGGAVAVSTAVAAAPTASAAPTPSTAAAGQWLSAQLTNGVVHNDQWDYDDFGLTLDVLGALRALDVQPAVQQQILSTVTSRVDEYVESTWEGVTTFYPASAGKLALAVDAAGGDVASVGGRDLVAQIEAATNDETGESSDTYGLFGQTFATRGLIAGGSDEAATSVGYVAAQQCADGTFRQVLTAPCPEVPEIDTTAAALHTLVDAREAGLTVDAAVVDRAVAAIAAAQGADGSFVGNGVPNTNSTGLAAAALSRAGRATEATKAATWVARHQVTEATGGKLAAQAGAIAYDQAALTAGAEDGIDEFAIDQWVRASAQAAPALAVLSSPKASVSVPKFVRSGSALKVSASGLAAGWSSTARVAGGSTARTVVPAAGRATFTVRVPKGTARRAVVVGDSTGRAVASTSVQVLAAKKLRVSSKAKVRRAKVQKVVVRGLVAGEPVRVYYRGKLVKRGVATKTGTYTYRLKVGKRIGKAKVIVRGAYSERNGVRVFRVVK; encoded by the coding sequence ATGTGTACCACCCTGCGTCGACGCGCCCTCGCGGTGCTCGCAGGCGGCGCGGTCGCGGTGTCCACCGCCGTCGCCGCCGCCCCCACCGCCTCGGCGGCCCCCACCCCGTCCACTGCCGCGGCCGGCCAGTGGCTCTCCGCGCAGCTGACGAATGGCGTCGTCCACAACGACCAGTGGGACTACGACGACTTCGGCCTCACGCTCGACGTCCTCGGTGCGCTCCGCGCGCTCGACGTCCAGCCGGCCGTCCAGCAGCAGATCCTCTCGACGGTCACGTCGCGCGTGGACGAGTACGTCGAGTCGACCTGGGAGGGCGTCACGACGTTCTACCCCGCGTCGGCCGGCAAGCTCGCGCTCGCGGTGGACGCCGCCGGCGGCGACGTGGCCTCGGTCGGCGGTCGTGACCTGGTCGCCCAGATCGAGGCGGCGACGAACGACGAGACCGGGGAGTCCAGCGACACCTACGGACTCTTCGGCCAGACGTTCGCCACGCGCGGCCTGATCGCGGGCGGGAGCGACGAGGCCGCCACCTCGGTCGGTTACGTCGCTGCGCAGCAGTGCGCGGACGGCACCTTCCGCCAGGTGCTCACGGCGCCCTGCCCCGAGGTCCCGGAGATCGACACCACCGCAGCCGCCCTCCACACCCTCGTCGACGCGCGTGAGGCCGGCCTCACGGTCGACGCCGCGGTCGTCGACCGCGCCGTGGCCGCGATCGCCGCCGCCCAGGGCGCCGACGGCTCGTTCGTCGGCAACGGCGTGCCCAACACGAACTCCACCGGCCTGGCCGCGGCGGCGCTGAGCCGTGCGGGCCGTGCCACGGAGGCGACGAAGGCCGCCACGTGGGTCGCACGCCACCAGGTCACCGAGGCCACTGGCGGGAAGCTGGCCGCGCAGGCCGGCGCGATCGCCTACGACCAGGCGGCCCTGACCGCCGGCGCCGAGGACGGCATCGACGAGTTCGCGATCGACCAGTGGGTCCGTGCCTCGGCGCAGGCTGCTCCGGCCCTGGCGGTGCTCTCGTCGCCGAAGGCGTCGGTCTCCGTGCCGAAGTTCGTCCGCTCGGGCAGCGCCCTCAAGGTGAGCGCCAGTGGCCTCGCCGCCGGCTGGAGCAGCACGGCGCGTGTCGCCGGCGGCTCCACGGCCCGGACGGTCGTGCCGGCCGCCGGCCGTGCCACGTTCACGGTGCGCGTCCCGAAGGGCACGGCCCGTCGGGCCGTCGTCGTCGGCGACTCCACCGGCCGCGCCGTCGCATCCACGTCGGTTCAGGTGCTCGCCGCGAAGAAGCTGCGGGTCTCCTCGAAGGCGAAGGTCCGCCGCGCGAAGGTGCAGAAGGTCGTCGTGCGGGGCCTCGTCGCCGGCGAGCCGGTGCGCGTCTACTACCGCGGGAAGCTCGTGAAGCGCGGCGTCGCGACGAAGACCGGGACGTACACGTACCGCCTGAAGGTGGGCAAGAGGATCGGCAAGGCCAAGGTGATCGTCCGCGGTGCGTACTCCGAGCGCAACGGCGTGAGGGTCTTCCGGGTCGTCAAGTGA
- a CDS encoding energy-coupling factor transporter transmembrane component T, whose amino-acid sequence MTSVVDSTPVRSPATGRPRRELHPGAWWLWALGLAAGASFTLNPFLLVIIVAIAALVVAACRGDAPWALSFRYYLYFGLLIVVMRVVFRVLLGGGSAPGDPVLFGLPEIPLPEVARGIQLLGDVTVNEVLLGLYDGMLLATLIICIGAANSLANPKKLLAAAPSALYEVGAALVVAVSVFPQLAESVRRVNRARKLRGDASRGTGAMHRIVIPVLEDALDRSMTLAAGMDARGYGRSGTVAPRDRFATGVLMLVGLFGLSVGTYGYLDGTAPRFLSYPMLAVGLVFAVLALRSAGRRVHRTRYRPIAWQAAEYLTAASGLAVAIGLKALSTQQIPVIYPDVPGWPPLSVLSLAVVAIGILPVFVAPQAPVAHDQVGGDDA is encoded by the coding sequence ATGACCTCCGTCGTCGACTCCACCCCGGTGAGGAGCCCCGCCACCGGACGCCCCCGGCGCGAGCTGCACCCGGGCGCCTGGTGGCTGTGGGCGCTCGGCCTCGCGGCGGGCGCGTCGTTCACGCTCAATCCCTTCCTGCTGGTGATCATCGTCGCGATCGCGGCGCTCGTCGTGGCGGCGTGCCGCGGTGACGCCCCGTGGGCCCTGTCGTTCCGGTACTACCTGTACTTCGGGCTGCTCATCGTCGTGATGCGCGTCGTCTTCCGCGTCCTGCTCGGCGGGGGCTCCGCGCCGGGCGACCCCGTGCTGTTCGGCCTGCCGGAGATCCCGCTGCCCGAGGTGGCCCGGGGGATCCAGCTGCTCGGCGACGTCACGGTCAACGAGGTGCTGCTGGGCCTCTACGACGGCATGCTCCTGGCCACGCTGATCATCTGCATCGGTGCGGCCAACTCGCTGGCCAACCCCAAGAAGCTGCTCGCCGCCGCGCCCTCCGCGCTCTACGAGGTCGGCGCGGCCCTGGTCGTCGCCGTCTCGGTGTTCCCCCAGCTGGCCGAGAGCGTGCGCCGGGTCAACCGCGCGCGCAAGCTGCGCGGCGACGCGAGCCGCGGCACGGGCGCGATGCACCGCATCGTCATCCCCGTGCTGGAGGACGCGCTCGACCGCTCGATGACCCTCGCCGCCGGGATGGACGCGCGGGGCTACGGTCGTTCCGGCACGGTGGCGCCTCGCGACCGCTTCGCCACGGGCGTGCTCATGCTCGTGGGCCTGTTCGGCCTCAGCGTGGGCACCTACGGGTACCTCGACGGAACGGCGCCCCGCTTCCTCTCGTACCCGATGCTCGCCGTCGGCCTGGTCTTCGCCGTGCTGGCCCTGCGATCGGCGGGCCGCCGGGTGCACCGCACGCGCTACCGTCCCATCGCCTGGCAGGCGGCCGAGTACCTCACCGCGGCGTCCGGTCTGGCCGTGGCGATCGGCCTCAAGGCGCTGTCGACGCAGCAGATCCCCGTGATCTACCCCGACGTCCCCGGCTGGCCCCCGCTCAGCGTGCTGTCGCTCGCGGTGGTCGCCATCGGGATCCTGCCCGTGTTCGTCGCCCCGCAGGCGCCCGTCGCCCACGACCAGGTGGGAGGGGACGACGCATGA
- a CDS encoding ABC transporter ATP-binding protein has product MISFDDVTFWYDDASAPTLRDVSLEIEEGELVLVAGRTGSGKSTLLGMLNGLVPHFTGGTLGGDIRIDGSSVLGKPPRELAHLVGYVAQDPASGFVADVVEEELAYGMEHLGLDPQTMRRRVEETLDLLGIADLRRRSVRSLSGGQQQRVAIGSVLTMHPRVLVLDEPTSALDPTAAEDVLATIARLVDDLALTVVVAEHRMERVVPFADRLAVVEDGRVRIGETAALLVDAPVAPPLVHLGRLADWDPLPLSVREARRRVRPLASRLGPPPVHAPFERPPALRARGITVQYGRFAAVKEVDLQVGHGEVVALMGRNGSGKSSLLWAVQGTGARAAGAVDVDGVDPGDARPAEARMLVGLVPQTSSDLLYLETVDRECAAADDQSVVDTGTCRALLDRLAPGIPGDRHPRDLSEGQKLALVLAIVLTAHPAVVALDEPTRGLDYPGKAALAAILRDLAAEGRGIVVSSHDVEFVATVADTVVVMAEGEVVSTGPVRTVLAESPAFAPQVSKVLGHDWLTVDEVAAALPTEVVR; this is encoded by the coding sequence ATGATCTCGTTCGACGACGTGACGTTCTGGTACGACGACGCCTCCGCACCCACGCTGCGCGACGTCTCACTCGAGATCGAGGAGGGCGAGCTGGTGCTGGTGGCCGGCCGCACCGGCTCGGGCAAGTCCACGCTGCTGGGGATGCTCAACGGCCTCGTGCCCCACTTCACTGGCGGCACGCTCGGCGGCGACATCCGGATCGACGGCTCGTCCGTCCTCGGCAAGCCCCCGCGCGAGCTGGCGCACCTCGTGGGCTACGTCGCGCAGGACCCCGCCTCGGGCTTCGTGGCCGACGTCGTCGAGGAGGAGCTCGCCTACGGGATGGAGCATCTCGGCCTCGACCCCCAGACGATGCGTCGCCGCGTCGAGGAGACGCTCGACCTGCTCGGCATCGCCGACCTGCGCCGCCGCTCGGTGCGCTCGCTGTCGGGCGGCCAGCAGCAGCGCGTCGCGATCGGCTCGGTGCTGACGATGCACCCGCGCGTGCTCGTGCTCGATGAGCCCACCTCGGCGCTGGACCCCACCGCGGCCGAGGACGTCCTGGCCACGATCGCGCGCCTCGTCGACGACCTGGCGCTCACCGTCGTGGTGGCCGAGCACCGGATGGAGCGCGTCGTGCCCTTCGCCGACCGGCTCGCCGTGGTCGAGGACGGCCGGGTCCGGATCGGGGAGACGGCCGCCCTGCTCGTGGACGCGCCGGTCGCGCCGCCGCTCGTGCACCTCGGGCGCCTCGCCGACTGGGATCCGCTGCCGCTGTCCGTGCGCGAGGCGCGGCGCCGGGTGAGGCCGCTCGCCTCACGGCTCGGCCCGCCGCCCGTGCACGCGCCGTTCGAGCGTCCGCCGGCGCTGCGGGCGCGAGGGATCACCGTGCAGTACGGGCGGTTCGCCGCCGTGAAGGAGGTCGACCTGCAGGTCGGCCACGGCGAGGTCGTGGCCCTCATGGGTCGCAACGGCTCGGGGAAGAGCTCGCTGCTGTGGGCCGTGCAGGGCACGGGCGCTCGGGCCGCGGGCGCCGTCGACGTCGACGGCGTGGACCCGGGCGACGCGCGCCCGGCCGAGGCGCGGATGCTGGTCGGCCTGGTCCCGCAGACCTCCTCCGACCTGCTGTACCTCGAGACCGTCGACCGCGAGTGCGCCGCCGCCGACGACCAGTCGGTCGTCGACACGGGCACCTGTCGCGCGCTGCTCGACCGCCTGGCACCGGGCATTCCCGGGGACCGTCATCCGCGCGACCTGTCCGAGGGGCAGAAGCTGGCGCTCGTCCTGGCGATCGTCCTCACGGCCCACCCCGCGGTGGTCGCGCTGGACGAGCCGACCCGCGGCCTCGACTACCCGGGCAAGGCGGCCCTCGCGGCGATCCTGCGCGACCTCGCCGCCGAGGGCCGCGGCATCGTCGTGTCCAGCCACGACGTTGAGTTCGTCGCCACCGTGGCCGACACCGTCGTGGTGATGGCCGAGGGCGAGGTCGTGTCCACCGGCCCGGTGCGCACGGTGCTGGCGGAGTCGCCCGCCTTCGCGCCGCAGGTGTCGAAGGTGCTCGGTCACGACTGGCTCACGGTGGACGAGGTCGCGGCCGCGCTGCCCACGGAGGTGGTCCGGTGA
- a CDS encoding ECF transporter S component, with protein sequence MTSLRSSEAVPVTLRSALVLAAASVAGLLMLLWPLIFAPAPDQTRVDQPFIFMVLMPVVVLVVIAELSEGGLDSKALAMLGVLSAINAAVRPLGAGVAGVEPIFFLLILGGRVFGPGFGFVLGCTSLFASALLTSGVGPWLPFQMLCAAWVGMGAGLLPRRLTGRSEIAALAVYAVVAAFAYGLLMNLSSWPFTLGIAIPGAEDSLAMVPGDPVLENLQRFLVFTLLTSFWGWDLGRAITNCLLVLALGPAVLATLRRAARRARFLSKEST encoded by the coding sequence GTGACCAGCCTGCGATCCTCCGAGGCCGTCCCGGTCACCCTGCGGTCCGCGCTCGTGCTCGCCGCCGCCAGCGTCGCGGGGCTGCTCATGCTGCTGTGGCCGCTCATCTTCGCGCCGGCGCCGGACCAGACGCGCGTCGACCAGCCCTTCATCTTCATGGTGCTGATGCCCGTGGTCGTCCTCGTGGTGATCGCCGAGCTCTCCGAGGGCGGTCTGGACTCGAAGGCGCTCGCGATGCTCGGCGTGCTGAGCGCGATCAACGCGGCGGTGCGTCCCCTGGGCGCGGGCGTCGCCGGCGTCGAGCCGATCTTCTTCCTGCTGATCCTCGGCGGTCGCGTCTTCGGGCCCGGCTTCGGCTTCGTGCTGGGGTGCACGAGCCTGTTCGCGTCGGCGCTGCTCACCTCGGGCGTCGGTCCGTGGCTGCCGTTCCAGATGCTGTGTGCGGCGTGGGTCGGCATGGGCGCCGGCCTGCTTCCGCGGCGGCTGACCGGCCGGTCCGAGATCGCCGCGCTCGCCGTCTACGCCGTGGTCGCGGCGTTCGCCTACGGGCTGCTGATGAACCTCTCCTCCTGGCCGTTCACCCTCGGCATTGCGATCCCGGGCGCGGAGGACTCGCTGGCGATGGTCCCCGGCGACCCCGTGCTGGAGAACCTGCAGCGCTTCCTCGTCTTCACCCTGCTCACGTCGTTCTGGGGCTGGGACCTCGGCCGTGCGATCACGAACTGCCTGCTGGTGCTCGCGCTCGGGCCGGCCGTCCTCGCTACGTTGAGACGCGCCGCCCGGCGCGCCCGCTTCCTCTCCAAGGAGTCCACATGA
- a CDS encoding ROK family transcriptional regulator — protein MKTSDVFALLQREGRPMTRAELAASSGLARSTVASRVDLLLRLGLIAPYGGRSSTGGRPPSLLAVNNGARVVAAIDLGARHARAAIVDLSGAVLAQDREDLDIADGPVPVLRWVTATIDRLMLQTGRPRADLAGIGIGLPGPVEHSTGRAINPPIMPGWDRFDVPQFVRRSFDVPVLIDNDVNIMALGEQDTQFPDEDDLILIKAATGIGAGIIAGGELQRGGQGTAGDIGHIRVSRGSDVLCRCGNVGCLEALAAGPAIARVLGRPGVTEATHVVDLVRSGDLAAIQAVRQAGRDIGDVLAMIVNFINPSVVVIGGALAEAGEHLLAGIREEVYRRSLPLATEHLRIVPSVSGEQSGVLGAAAMAIAHVLSPEAIEQASAELLAAAD, from the coding sequence GTGAAGACCAGCGACGTGTTCGCACTGCTCCAGCGCGAGGGTCGGCCCATGACCCGCGCCGAGCTGGCGGCGTCGAGTGGTCTGGCGCGCTCCACCGTGGCCTCGCGGGTCGACCTGCTGCTGCGGCTCGGCCTGATCGCGCCGTACGGCGGTCGCAGCTCCACGGGCGGCCGCCCGCCGTCCCTGCTCGCCGTCAACAATGGCGCGCGCGTCGTGGCCGCGATCGACCTCGGCGCACGCCACGCCCGCGCGGCGATCGTCGATCTGTCCGGTGCCGTGCTCGCGCAGGACCGCGAGGACCTGGACATCGCCGACGGCCCCGTGCCCGTGCTCCGCTGGGTGACCGCGACCATCGATCGCCTGATGCTCCAGACCGGCCGCCCCCGCGCCGACCTGGCGGGCATCGGCATCGGCCTGCCCGGCCCGGTGGAGCACTCGACCGGCCGCGCGATCAACCCGCCGATCATGCCGGGCTGGGACCGGTTCGACGTGCCGCAGTTCGTCCGGCGCTCGTTCGACGTGCCGGTGCTCATCGACAACGACGTGAACATCATGGCGCTGGGCGAGCAGGACACCCAGTTCCCCGACGAGGACGACCTGATCCTCATCAAGGCGGCCACGGGCATCGGCGCCGGCATCATCGCCGGTGGCGAGCTCCAGCGCGGCGGCCAGGGCACCGCCGGGGACATCGGGCACATCCGCGTCTCCCGCGGGAGCGACGTGCTGTGCCGCTGCGGCAACGTCGGCTGCCTCGAGGCGCTGGCCGCCGGACCCGCGATCGCGCGGGTGCTGGGCCGGCCCGGGGTGACCGAGGCGACCCACGTCGTCGACCTCGTCCGCTCCGGCGACCTGGCCGCGATCCAGGCCGTGCGCCAGGCGGGCCGCGACATCGGCGACGTGCTCGCGATGATCGTGAACTTCATCAACCCGTCGGTCGTGGTGATCGGCGGTGCCCTCGCCGAGGCCGGCGAGCACCTGCTGGCCGGCATCCGCGAGGAGGTCTACCGGCGCTCACTGCCGCTGGCGACCGAGCACCTGCGCATCGTCCCGTCGGTCAGCGGGGAGCAGTCGGGCGTCCTGGGCGCGGCGGCCATGGCGATCGCCCACGTGCTCTCGCCCGAGGCGATCGAGCAGGCCAGCGCCGAGCTGCTGGCCGCCGCGGACTGA
- a CDS encoding sugar ABC transporter ATP-binding protein, with protein MNEADVNVRETAPVLRVRAVTKAFVGNQVLHGVDLDLVAGQVLGLVGENGAGKSTLMKILAGVHPADSGSIELDGEAVSFGHPVEAQRAGLATVFQEFNLLPERTIAENIHLGREPRGRGGLVDTRRMEQETTALLSGLGIEGLRASRRVRSLSVAEQQIVEIAKAVSFDARVIQMDEPTAALADHEVELLYGIVRRLTSRGVAIVYVSHRLREVLDLCDTVTVLKDGRQVDTRPASELDEATLVRLMVGRPMDSFIPDPTPGTTVGEPRLQLRGAGNGYVDDIDLTLRAGEIVGIAGLQGSGRTELLEAIFGIEPFTRGEITVDGAATPIGSPRRAIRSGLALVTEDRKATGLALQQSLLDNALGVVRAVFPRRTEAARREVPGLFGSLSVSARSLSQEAQFLSGGNQQKVVLARWLSTDPRIVLLDEPTRGIDVGAKHAIYEVMRELAARGIAVLMVSSELPEVIGMSDRVLVMRDGRLAGELPGGSDEETILSLAAGLDEEIAS; from the coding sequence GTGAACGAGGCTGACGTGAACGTGCGCGAGACCGCGCCGGTGCTGCGCGTCCGCGCCGTGACGAAGGCCTTCGTCGGCAACCAGGTCCTCCACGGTGTGGACCTCGACCTGGTGGCCGGACAGGTGCTCGGACTCGTCGGCGAGAACGGCGCCGGGAAGTCGACGCTGATGAAGATCCTCGCCGGCGTGCACCCGGCCGACTCGGGCTCGATCGAGCTGGACGGCGAGGCGGTGAGCTTCGGCCACCCCGTCGAGGCCCAGCGCGCCGGGCTCGCCACGGTGTTCCAGGAGTTCAACCTGCTGCCCGAGCGGACCATCGCCGAGAACATCCACCTCGGACGCGAGCCCCGCGGACGCGGTGGCCTCGTCGACACGCGCCGCATGGAGCAGGAGACCACCGCGCTGCTGAGCGGCCTGGGCATCGAGGGGCTGCGCGCGTCGCGTCGGGTCCGCTCGCTCTCGGTCGCCGAGCAGCAGATCGTCGAGATCGCCAAGGCCGTCAGCTTCGACGCCCGCGTCATCCAGATGGACGAGCCGACCGCCGCGCTCGCCGACCACGAGGTCGAGCTGCTCTACGGGATCGTGCGCAGGCTGACGTCGCGCGGTGTCGCCATCGTCTACGTCTCCCACCGGCTGCGCGAGGTCCTGGACCTGTGCGACACGGTGACCGTGCTCAAGGACGGCCGCCAGGTCGACACGCGCCCCGCGTCCGAGCTCGACGAGGCCACGCTGGTGCGCCTCATGGTGGGACGTCCGATGGACTCGTTCATCCCCGACCCGACCCCGGGCACCACGGTCGGCGAGCCGCGACTGCAGCTGCGCGGCGCCGGCAATGGCTACGTCGACGACATCGACCTGACGCTGCGCGCGGGCGAGATCGTCGGCATCGCGGGCCTGCAGGGCTCGGGTCGCACCGAGCTGCTCGAGGCGATCTTCGGGATCGAGCCCTTCACACGGGGCGAGATCACCGTCGACGGCGCGGCCACGCCGATCGGCTCCCCGCGCCGCGCCATCCGCTCGGGCCTGGCCCTCGTCACCGAGGATCGCAAGGCCACCGGCCTGGCACTGCAGCAGTCCCTGCTCGACAACGCGCTCGGCGTGGTCCGCGCCGTCTTCCCGCGACGCACGGAGGCGGCCCGGCGCGAGGTGCCCGGCCTGTTCGGCTCCCTGTCGGTCTCGGCCCGCTCGCTGAGCCAGGAGGCCCAGTTCCTCTCCGGCGGCAACCAGCAGAAGGTCGTCCTGGCGCGCTGGCTGTCCACCGATCCGCGGATCGTGCTGCTCGACGAGCCCACGCGCGGCATCGACGTCGGCGCGAAGCACGCCATCTACGAGGTCATGCGCGAGCTGGCCGCCCGCGGGATCGCCGTCCTCATGGTGTCCAGCGAGCTGCCCGAGGTCATCGGGATGTCCGACCGGGTCCTCGTGATGCGCGACGGCCGGCTCGCCGGCGAGCTGCCCGGGGGCTCCGACGAGGAGACGATCCTGTCGCTCGCCGCCGGCCTGGACGAGGAGATCGCCTCATGA
- a CDS encoding ABC transporter permease, giving the protein MRARLAGLDSTMIVFVVLAVSIVAGSIITALEGRNFFSVGNIDNVLTTMTILGLIAIGQTLVILVGSLDLSVPFMVSLASVLAGGIMADRSANIPLGVAVALGVAVLFGLLNGLIVSMLHVHGFIATLGTGLVVSGFLGSNYQGSSGTAPYAFRLLDATRIGPVPVATLIMLVCAGLAVLMLRRTRLGHHIYAVGGNAEVARMSGVRTQVPIVAAHVICSVTAALAGLLLLARLGVGQPTVGSQAGYDLMSIAAVVLGGTLLSGGKGSIVGTIAGVGIFAVLDNVMGVMELNPFLKDVVRGIVIVVAVAVYARREIDRRPERFGATKEVVS; this is encoded by the coding sequence ATGAGGGCACGGCTGGCGGGCCTCGACTCCACGATGATCGTGTTCGTCGTGCTGGCGGTTTCGATCGTCGCCGGCTCGATCATCACGGCGCTCGAGGGCCGCAACTTCTTCAGCGTCGGCAACATCGACAACGTCCTGACCACCATGACGATCCTGGGCCTGATCGCGATCGGCCAGACGCTCGTGATCCTCGTGGGCTCGCTGGACCTCTCGGTGCCGTTCATGGTCAGCCTCGCCAGCGTGCTGGCGGGCGGGATCATGGCCGACCGCTCCGCGAACATCCCCCTCGGCGTCGCGGTGGCGCTGGGCGTCGCGGTCCTCTTCGGCCTGCTGAACGGCCTGATCGTCAGCATGCTCCACGTCCACGGCTTCATCGCCACGCTCGGCACGGGCCTGGTCGTCTCGGGCTTCCTCGGGTCGAACTACCAGGGCAGCTCGGGCACGGCACCGTACGCCTTCCGGCTGCTCGACGCGACGCGGATCGGCCCGGTGCCGGTGGCGACGCTCATCATGCTGGTCTGTGCCGGCCTGGCCGTGCTGATGCTGCGCCGCACGCGCCTCGGGCACCACATCTACGCCGTCGGCGGCAACGCCGAGGTGGCGCGCATGTCGGGCGTCCGGACGCAGGTCCCGATCGTCGCCGCGCACGTCATCTGCTCGGTGACGGCCGCCCTCGCGGGTCTGCTGCTGCTCGCGCGCCTCGGCGTCGGCCAGCCGACGGTCGGCTCGCAGGCCGGCTACGACCTCATGTCCATCGCGGCGGTCGTGCTCGGCGGCACCCTGCTGTCGGGCGGCAAGGGCAGCATCGTCGGCACGATCGCGGGCGTCGGCATCTTCGCCGTCCTCGACAACGTCATGGGCGTCATGGAGCTGAACCCGTTCCTGAAGGACGTCGTGCGCGGCATCGTCATCGTCGTCGCGGTCGCCGTCTACGCGCGCCGCGAGATCGACCGGCGGCCCGAGCGCTTCGGCGCGACGAAGGAGGTCGTGTCATGA
- a CDS encoding ABC transporter permease, whose translation MTTRVLPLHEGTPGRRFLAVLATPGGAVFLLVIALLLAIIASNPSFADGNALIRFAGRTAPIAIAAMGQYFVIVSGEFDLSMGAVIAAQVVLAGNVIGQDEARILPGLLLMLVVGAGIGLLNGLATTLLKVPSFIVTLGMMLSLTGLVRYVTGGAATGNPSDRFREIGRGGIENVPLVGMIPYPLIVLLVVGAFAVWLMRRPFGRTLIAAGDNPESARFSGTPLWWTKTRAFMISSLSATVAGILLVGYAGVHPSVGGGYEFAAITAVVLGGVVLGGGRGWVLSAAAGAFALELLFVLLTSLGIASTWRDTVQGLIIIAAVALAGRAWQGAGRRRGPTTSPPPSPQPATGATTGEN comes from the coding sequence ATGACGACCCGTGTGCTCCCCCTCCACGAGGGCACGCCGGGCCGGCGGTTCCTGGCCGTCCTGGCCACTCCCGGCGGCGCGGTCTTCCTCCTCGTCATCGCGCTGCTGCTCGCGATCATCGCGTCCAACCCGAGCTTCGCCGACGGCAACGCGCTGATCCGCTTCGCGGGCCGCACGGCGCCGATCGCGATCGCCGCGATGGGCCAGTACTTCGTCATCGTCAGCGGCGAGTTCGACCTCTCCATGGGAGCGGTCATCGCCGCCCAGGTGGTGCTGGCCGGCAACGTCATCGGTCAGGACGAGGCGCGCATCCTCCCGGGCCTGCTGCTCATGCTGGTCGTCGGCGCCGGGATCGGGCTGCTCAACGGGCTGGCCACGACGCTGCTCAAGGTGCCGAGCTTCATCGTCACGCTCGGCATGATGCTGTCGCTCACCGGCCTCGTGCGGTACGTCACCGGGGGCGCCGCCACGGGCAACCCCTCCGACCGCTTCCGCGAGATCGGCCGCGGCGGCATCGAGAACGTGCCGCTCGTCGGGATGATCCCGTACCCGCTGATCGTGCTCCTCGTCGTCGGGGCGTTCGCCGTGTGGCTCATGCGCCGTCCGTTCGGCCGCACCCTGATCGCCGCCGGCGACAACCCCGAGTCCGCACGCTTCTCCGGCACGCCGCTGTGGTGGACCAAGACGCGGGCCTTCATGATCTCGTCCCTGTCCGCGACGGTCGCGGGCATCCTGCTGGTCGGCTACGCCGGCGTGCACCCCTCAGTCGGCGGCGGCTACGAGTTCGCCGCGATCACGGCGGTCGTGCTCGGCGGCGTGGTCCTCGGCGGCGGACGCGGCTGGGTCCTCTCAGCCGCGGCGGGCGCCTTCGCGCTCGAGCTGCTGTTCGTGCTGCTGACGAGCCTCGGCATCGCGTCGACCTGGCGTGACACGGTGCAGGGCCTCATCATCATCGCGGCCGTCGCCCTCGCGGGCCGGGCCTGGCAGGGCGCCGGGCGCCGCCGCGGCCCCACGACTTCTCCACCCCCATCACCCCAGCCCGCCACGGGCGCAACGACAGGAGAGAACTGA